DNA from Sorangium aterium:
CGGTCGCCTCGGCGAGGACGAGATCCTGATCGCTGCGGCGGCCGATGGAGAGCACCGGCTTCTGCAGCGGGAACAGGGTGGCGACGCTGTCGGGCGCGTTCGTGGCGTACGTGATGAGCAGCGACTGCGCGCCGGGCGTGAACTGCGTCTTGATGGCGCGCCCAGGCGCCGGGCCTGGATCGATGCGCTCGCGCGGCAGCTGGATCGGCGCGGTCGCGGTCTGCGTCGGGTTGAAGAACCGCATGTGCCGCGCCTGCGGGCGCATCTGCGGATCCGGGTTCAGCGCGCGGAAGATCTGCCTGATCTCGTCGTTCGTCAGCGCAGCGGGCACGTCGAACGTGATCTGCTGCTTCATCGTCTTGAGCCGCGGCTTGTAGCCGGGCTCGGGGACGCGGCAGGTCCACATCTCCCAGAGCGTCAGCGCCGCGGCGTAGACATCGTCCTCCGGGCTCGCGCCGCCGCTGCGCAGCCGCTCCGGCGACATGTAGTGAGGCGTGCCGCCGTCCGGAGGCGCCCCCGGCTTGCGCACGGCGGCGCGGGCGCGCTCCTTCGCGAAGCCGAAGTCGAGGATGACCGCGCGATCGTCGGCGACCATCACGTTGCCGGGCTTCAGATCGCCGTGCACGAGCCCCTGCTGGTGGATCGCGGCGAGCCCCGCGCAGACGTCGGTCGAGATCTTGCGGAACTCGTCGGCGCTGAAGCCGCCCGACGTCTTGCGCTTGCGGATGTGGTTGTGGAGCGTCTGCCCGGGGATGTACTCCATCACGAGGATGGGCCCCCACGGGCTCGGGGCGAGGTCGTGCACGCGGCAGACGTTCGGGTGGCGGGCCTTCTGCGCGAGGATCACCTCCTGTCGCAGGGCCTCGTCGTCGCCGGGCATGGCGGAGGCCTCGGGCACCACCTTGAGCGCAACCTGCTGCTGGGTGAGGCGGTCGAAGGCCAAGAACACCTCGCCCATGCCGCCTTTGCCGATGCTCTTCAGGACCTCGTAGCGGTCGTTGATGACCGTTCCGACGTCGATGGGAGGGAGGGGATCTTTGGTCACGGCCACGGGCGCACGAAGGGTGAGGAAGAGCTCCGCGACGGCGCCGAAGGAGACGCGCCGGGACGCCGATACGGACTGCGCGCAGGGTCGTCCATTCGCGCTCCGGGCGCAACGAGTCGTTGCACAAGGGCTGCAGGCGGCCCGTTCGGCGCCGCACGGGGCCGCCCCGCCGCTCCTGCGCAGGGCCGCCTGGCCACCGTGCGGGGCCCGCGGGGCGCGGCCGCCGCGGTCGTCGCAGCCGCCGCGGTCGTCGCGGTCGTCCACAGACGCGCGCGGCGCGCGGCGCTGTTCAGGGGAACGGCCGCGCCGTGTGGGCGTGGTTCAGCGGACCATGGCCCTGGCCGAGCCCCGGCGCGGAGCGCATGGCCTCGCGGAGGTAGCGCCGCGCGCGCCCGATCGACGGGACGAGGGCGAGGCCCTGGGCGAGGCCAGCGGCGATGGCCGAGGCGAGCGTGCAGCCCGTGCCGTGCGTCGCGCGCGTCTCGATGCGCGCGTCCTCGAACAGCAACTCGCCCTCCGGCAGCCCGGAGGCGCCGGGCCCCGGCGCGGCCCGGAGGACGTCGACGACCGTCGCGCCCGGGAGGTGGCCACCCTTCAGCAGCACGGCGCGCGGCCCCATGGCGAGCAGCTGCGCGGCGGCGCCGCGCATCGCGTCCACGCTGTCGATGACCACGCCGGTCAGCGCCTCGGCCTCGGGGATGTTCGGCGTGAGCAGCGCGGCGAGCGGCAGGAGCCGGGCGCGCAGGGCCCCCTCCGCTTCGGGCTTCAGCAGCCGGGCGCCGCCCTTGGCGACCATCACGGGGTCCACCACGAGCGGCGCGCCGCGGCCGAGGCGCTCGTAGACGCGCGCGACCTCGTCGATGACCTCGGCCGAGTGGAGCATCCCGGTCTTGATGGCGTCCGCGCCGATGTCGTCGAGCACCACCTCCATCTGGCGACCGATGAAGTCGGGAGGCACCGGGAACACGGCGTCGACGCCACGGGTGTTCTGGGCGGTGAGCGCGGTGATCGCTGTCGCGCCGAACGCGTCGAGCGCGGTGACTGCCTTGAGATCGGCCTGGATTCCGGCGCCGCCGCCCGAGTCGGATCCGGCGACGATGAGGACGCGTCCTTTCATGAAGCTGAAGCCTCCGGGCCGCGCGCGGCGGCCGGCCATGTGTCGCTCACGCGCGCTCGCTTCGCTGCACGTCAGTAATGCTTGTCGAGGACCGCGGGATCCTTCGTCGTCGCGAAGACCGTGTCGCAGCGCCGGCACCTGTACTTCACCTTCGTCGGCCGGGCCGAGATCCCGAACGCGAGCTGGATGTACCCGAGGACGCGGTACTCCGCCTCGGCGCTCACCATGTAATGATCGCGACCGTGGCCGCAGGGGCACTGGACCGGCTCGGGCGTCGTACGGTCGCGATAGGGCATCGAGGACGGGCTCGTTGGCATGGACGTCAGCGTAGTCTAGGGAGCCCGCGGCGGACGTCGAGAGGCGGCGCCGCCACGCGGCCTGGACGGGGGCGACCGGGCGGCGCGAGCAGGCGACGGTGCGCCGGGCCGCCCTGCGTGCGGGCCCGTACGAAGGGCGCTTTGCGCCGCGCCGCCGACCGAACTAGGAGACGCTCCCATGCGCCCCGCCCTGTGCGCCGAGCGTCTGGTGAAGCGGTACGGCGGCGTCACGGCCGTGGACGGGGTCGATCTCGCCGTGCACGCCGGGGAGGTCGTCGGGCTGCTCGGGCCGAACGGCGCGGGCAAGACGACGACCTTGCGGATGCTCGCCGGCATCCTGTCGCCGGACCAGGGGCAGATCCTTGTCGGCGGCGTCGACCTGGCCGCGAGGCCGCTCGAGGCGAAGCAGCGCCTCGGCTTCCTCTCCGGGGACACGCAGCTCTACCAGCGGCTCACCCCCCGCGAGGTGCTCCGCTACTTCGGTCGGCTGTACGGCATGGAAGAGGCGGCGCTCTCGCGCCGGATCGACGCGCTCGTGGCCGACCTGGAGATGGAGGCGTTCGCGTCGCGGCCGTGCGGCACGCTCTCCACGGGGCAGAAGCAGCGCGCCAACATCGCGCGCGCGTTCCTCCACGAGCCGCAGGTGCTCATCCTCGACGAGCCGACGACCGCGCTCGACATCCTCAGCGGCCGCTTCATCGTCGCGTCGATCCGGCGGGAGCGCGCCGCGGGCAGGGCCATCCTCTTCTCGACGCACATCATGAGCGAGGCCGAGTACCTCTGCGACCGCATCGCCCTCATGCACGAGGGCCGCGTCGTCGACGCCGGCACGCTGCCCGAGCTCCTCGGGCGGTCCGGCACGACGAACCTGACCGACGCCTTCCTCCACCACGTGGAGCGGAGCCGCCCGAGCGCTGCGCGCGATACGTCCGAGCGCCCGAGCGCGCCCGCGCAAGGAGGCTGAGGCGCCGTGAGGCTCGCCATCGTCTGGACGATCCTCCGCAAGGAGCTCGTCGAGTCGCTCCGGGATCGGCGCACGCTCGTGCGCCTCGTCGTGGTCCCGCT
Protein-coding regions in this window:
- a CDS encoding FHA domain-containing serine/threonine-protein kinase, which encodes MTKDPLPPIDVGTVINDRYEVLKSIGKGGMGEVFLAFDRLTQQQVALKVVPEASAMPGDDEALRQEVILAQKARHPNVCRVHDLAPSPWGPILVMEYIPGQTLHNHIRKRKTSGGFSADEFRKISTDVCAGLAAIHQQGLVHGDLKPGNVMVADDRAVILDFGFAKERARAAVRKPGAPPDGGTPHYMSPERLRSGGASPEDDVYAAALTLWEMWTCRVPEPGYKPRLKTMKQQITFDVPAALTNDEIRQIFRALNPDPQMRPQARHMRFFNPTQTATAPIQLPRERIDPGPAPGRAIKTQFTPGAQSLLITYATNAPDSVATLFPLQKPVLSIGRRSDQDLVLAEATVSGSHALLRWQTGSWLVEDLNSTNGTYADFPFERKAQVSLLHGAEVQLGECRLMVVTFGPDSPHHDKAKRYLARRDGLTGLLVREHLMKAIDEDGFFAEWAEVPMQIARFELRGQNGLVSLRPTILEMLALRKAALQVVDLTQTLLLSLTPAAAGRTGPLTFVVSIVGPNLDEAQHVVEQVVAQVQGTLPETLELTATLVKCEPGRPARTLID
- the thiD gene encoding bifunctional hydroxymethylpyrimidine kinase/phosphomethylpyrimidine kinase translates to MKGRVLIVAGSDSGGGAGIQADLKAVTALDAFGATAITALTAQNTRGVDAVFPVPPDFIGRQMEVVLDDIGADAIKTGMLHSAEVIDEVARVYERLGRGAPLVVDPVMVAKGGARLLKPEAEGALRARLLPLAALLTPNIPEAEALTGVVIDSVDAMRGAAAQLLAMGPRAVLLKGGHLPGATVVDVLRAAPGPGASGLPEGELLFEDARIETRATHGTGCTLASAIAAGLAQGLALVPSIGRARRYLREAMRSAPGLGQGHGPLNHAHTARPFP
- a CDS encoding ABC transporter ATP-binding protein, with translation MRPALCAERLVKRYGGVTAVDGVDLAVHAGEVVGLLGPNGAGKTTTLRMLAGILSPDQGQILVGGVDLAARPLEAKQRLGFLSGDTQLYQRLTPREVLRYFGRLYGMEEAALSRRIDALVADLEMEAFASRPCGTLSTGQKQRANIARAFLHEPQVLILDEPTTALDILSGRFIVASIRRERAAGRAILFSTHIMSEAEYLCDRIALMHEGRVVDAGTLPELLGRSGTTNLTDAFLHHVERSRPSAARDTSERPSAPAQGG